Proteins encoded together in one Kitasatospora albolonga window:
- a CDS encoding PRC domain containing protein — MSESLWGYQPSSGHTAGADLSGYTVEATDGSIGKVDKHSDEAGSAYLLVDTGTWIFGKDVLLPAGTVRHIDTEDRKVYVDLTKEQVKDSPEFDRHRQTEDPGYQAQVSAYYLAFRIM; from the coding sequence ATGAGCGAATCCCTGTGGGGCTACCAGCCGTCGAGCGGCCATACTGCGGGAGCCGATCTTTCCGGATATACGGTGGAGGCGACCGACGGCAGCATCGGCAAGGTCGACAAGCACTCCGACGAGGCCGGCTCCGCCTATCTGCTCGTCGACACCGGCACCTGGATCTTCGGCAAGGACGTCCTGCTCCCGGCGGGCACGGTCCGGCACATCGACACGGAGGACCGCAAGGTCTACGTGGACCTCACCAAGGAACAGGTCAAGGACTCGCCGGAGTTCGACCGCCACCGGCAGACCGAGGACCCGGGCTACCAGGCCCAGGTCTCCGCGTACTACCTGGCGTTCCGCATCATGTGA
- a CDS encoding histidine kinase: protein MSDEVRGWLSPKAVAAEAGVSQEFDLSQCVREPIHLLGGVQSYGALVAARLHDSVVDTVSRNTGEVLGRAAGELVGRPVTELIGAEQWALALESTEVAAGGPEPDAASSGAAAASPGAPVSGPGASRDSASRDSVSGASASRDSVSGASVPESGAASPGGAASSGVLSLSLERDGQARLFDVTVHRVAELLVLEFEPRAADGPFVFQNFYPRVRRALHRLQGAADVTECCAAAVREVQALTGYDRVVAYRFDGAEGPGQVIAEARTEGREPWLGLWFPASDIPPQARRLYARNWIRVIGDVDDATVGLLPGLREGTGEPLDLSGSVLRTVSGYHLEYLRNIGVASSMSVSLLHDGELWGLIACHGDEPRRLTPEVRAACEFFGIALSLQLAAVAGREQADELSGYRRALATLLARLTSQAPDALLSPGSGVVELLDADGALLLRGTETLTTGAPLPAGLPGLLERLADAGPVGEVWSSDRVPEVLGLDPAEAEAQGLPAGLLVLPFSRDGDLLAWWRRERPAPREWAADPARPVRTGPGGERLTPRGSAAVYRATVRGRSEPWTPAQRIVAGELWREISGLLSRRMAELAARNTELARTNEDLDSFAHAAAHDLKEPLRGISNAAAFIVEDAGSVLDATSLRRLTTVRRLAERMDGLLDSLLHFSRLGQVGLERELLSLDEVVDDALLVAGDRLAEQGVRVVRPAALPRLRADRERLREVLENLFVNAAKYAADEGSGERRVWVEVASVVPPGEEDGRAVTAVVVRDNGIGIPPAQQEDVLQLFRRLHRREERGGGSGVGLAVVKRIVERHGGRLWLESPATAPDGGGVPGGGPGTAVWFTLGGEDAPADDD from the coding sequence GTGTCCGACGAGGTACGGGGATGGCTCTCCCCGAAAGCGGTGGCGGCCGAGGCCGGTGTGAGCCAGGAGTTCGACCTCTCCCAGTGCGTACGGGAGCCGATCCACCTGCTCGGCGGTGTCCAGTCGTACGGTGCCCTCGTCGCCGCCCGGCTGCACGACTCCGTGGTGGACACGGTGAGCCGGAACACGGGGGAGGTGCTCGGGCGGGCGGCCGGGGAGCTGGTCGGGCGGCCGGTCACGGAGCTGATCGGGGCGGAGCAGTGGGCGCTGGCACTGGAGAGTACGGAGGTGGCGGCGGGGGGCCCGGAGCCCGACGCGGCCTCTTCGGGGGCCGCCGCTGCTTCTCCGGGGGCTCCCGTATCGGGGCCCGGCGCATCGAGGGATTCCGCATCGAGGGATTCCGTCTCGGGGGCTTCCGCGTCGAGGGATTCTGTCTCGGGGGCTTCCGTGCCGGAGTCCGGCGCCGCTTCTCCGGGCGGGGCCGCCTCCTCCGGTGTGCTGTCCCTCTCGCTGGAGCGGGACGGGCAGGCCCGGCTCTTCGACGTGACCGTCCACCGGGTCGCGGAGCTGCTGGTGCTGGAGTTCGAACCGCGGGCGGCGGACGGGCCGTTCGTGTTCCAGAACTTCTATCCCCGGGTGCGGCGCGCCCTGCACCGGCTCCAGGGCGCGGCCGACGTCACCGAGTGCTGCGCGGCGGCCGTCCGTGAGGTGCAGGCGCTCACCGGCTACGACCGGGTGGTGGCGTACCGGTTCGACGGTGCCGAAGGCCCCGGCCAGGTCATCGCGGAGGCGCGTACCGAGGGGCGGGAGCCGTGGCTGGGGCTGTGGTTCCCGGCCAGCGACATCCCGCCGCAGGCCCGCCGCCTCTACGCCCGCAACTGGATTCGGGTCATCGGTGATGTGGACGACGCGACGGTGGGGCTGCTGCCCGGGCTGCGGGAGGGGACCGGGGAGCCGCTGGACCTGTCGGGCTCGGTGCTCCGTACGGTCTCCGGCTACCACCTGGAGTACCTGCGCAACATCGGGGTGGCCTCGTCCATGTCCGTATCGCTGCTGCACGACGGCGAGTTGTGGGGGCTGATCGCCTGCCACGGTGACGAGCCGCGGCGGCTGACCCCCGAAGTGCGGGCGGCCTGCGAGTTCTTCGGGATCGCGCTGTCCCTGCAACTGGCGGCCGTCGCCGGGCGCGAGCAGGCGGACGAGCTGTCCGGCTACCGGCGGGCGCTCGCCACGCTGCTGGCCCGGCTCACCTCCCAGGCGCCGGACGCCCTGCTGAGCCCCGGCTCCGGCGTGGTCGAACTCCTCGACGCGGACGGGGCGTTGCTTCTTCGGGGTACGGAGACACTGACGACGGGGGCCCCGCTCCCCGCCGGGCTGCCCGGACTGCTGGAGCGGCTGGCGGACGCCGGTCCGGTGGGCGAGGTGTGGAGCAGCGACCGGGTGCCGGAGGTGCTGGGGCTCGACCCGGCGGAGGCGGAGGCGCAGGGGCTGCCCGCGGGCCTCCTCGTCCTCCCCTTCAGCCGGGACGGCGACCTGCTGGCCTGGTGGCGCCGCGAACGCCCCGCGCCCCGGGAGTGGGCGGCCGATCCGGCCCGCCCGGTGCGTACGGGGCCGGGCGGTGAGCGGCTGACCCCGCGCGGTTCCGCCGCCGTCTACCGGGCGACCGTACGCGGGCGGAGCGAGCCGTGGACCCCCGCGCAGCGGATCGTCGCCGGGGAGCTGTGGCGGGAGATCTCGGGCCTGCTGAGCCGCCGGATGGCGGAGCTGGCGGCGCGGAACACCGAACTCGCCCGGACCAACGAGGACTTGGACTCCTTCGCACATGCGGCGGCCCATGATCTGAAGGAGCCGTTGCGGGGGATTTCGAACGCGGCGGCCTTCATCGTCGAGGACGCCGGTTCCGTACTGGACGCGACCTCGCTGCGCCGGCTCACCACCGTACGCCGCCTCGCGGAGCGCATGGACGGGCTGCTGGACTCGCTGCTCCACTTCTCGCGCCTCGGCCAAGTGGGCCTGGAGCGCGAGCTGTTGTCGCTGGACGAGGTGGTGGACGACGCGCTGCTCGTCGCCGGGGACCGGCTCGCGGAGCAGGGGGTGCGGGTGGTGCGCCCCGCCGCCCTGCCCCGGCTGCGGGCGGACCGGGAGCGGCTGCGCGAGGTGCTGGAGAACCTGTTCGTCAACGCGGCCAAGTACGCGGCGGACGAGGGTTCGGGGGAGCGGCGGGTGTGGGTGGAGGTGGCGTCCGTGGTGCCGCCGGGGGAGGAGGACGGACGGGCGGTGACGGCTGTCGTCGTACGCGACAACGGCATCGGGATTCCGCCCGCCCAGCAGGAGGACGTCCTCCAGCTGTTCCGCAGGCTGCACCGGCGCGAGGAGCGGGGCGGCGGCTCGGGCGTCGGCCTCGCCGTGGTCAAGCGGATCGTGGAGCGGCACGGGGGGCGGCTGTGGCTGGAGAGCCCGGCCACGGCCCCGGACGGCGGCGGGGTGCCGGGCGGCGGTCCGGGCACGGCGGTGTGGTTCACGCTGGGCGGGGAGGACGCCCCGGCGGACGACGACTGA
- a CDS encoding LacI family transcriptional regulator, with protein sequence MPEQSPGSRPTLEAVAARAGVSRATASRVVNGGDGVRKPLVDKVLRAVDELGYIPNHAARTLVTRRTGAVAVVIAEPEIRIFSDPFFSQQIRGISKELTAHDTQLVLLLVEGPGDFDRIARYLSGGHVDGALAFSLHTDDPLPAITRRAGIPTVYGGRPGWTADPGDQAVPYVDADNRGGARVAVQYLRDLGRERIAHIGGPPDQTSAMDRLDGYRDVLLDVDPTLVAEGAFTVESGARAMAGLLERRPDLDAVFVANDLMASGALRVLRERGVSVPEQVAIVGFDDMDGVAEETDPPLTTVSQDIEGQGRLMARLLLRGLDRDRTGNGPAPDSVITPTTLVRRASA encoded by the coding sequence TTGCCCGAGCAGTCCCCCGGGTCCCGGCCCACCCTGGAAGCCGTCGCGGCACGTGCGGGGGTCTCCCGAGCCACCGCCTCGCGGGTCGTCAACGGGGGCGACGGGGTCCGCAAACCGCTGGTCGACAAGGTGCTCCGGGCGGTCGACGAGCTCGGCTACATCCCCAACCACGCGGCCCGGACGCTGGTGACCCGGCGGACCGGTGCGGTGGCCGTCGTCATCGCCGAGCCGGAGATACGGATCTTCTCGGACCCCTTCTTCTCGCAGCAGATCCGGGGCATCAGCAAGGAGTTGACCGCCCACGACACCCAGCTCGTCCTGCTGCTGGTGGAGGGGCCCGGCGACTTCGACCGGATCGCGCGCTATCTCTCCGGCGGCCATGTCGACGGGGCGCTCGCCTTCTCGCTCCACACCGACGACCCGCTGCCCGCGATCACCCGGCGGGCCGGGATTCCGACGGTGTACGGGGGGCGGCCCGGCTGGACCGCCGACCCCGGTGACCAGGCCGTTCCGTATGTGGACGCCGACAACCGGGGCGGGGCGCGGGTCGCCGTGCAGTATCTGCGGGACCTCGGCCGGGAGCGGATCGCGCACATCGGCGGGCCGCCCGACCAGACCTCCGCGATGGACCGCCTCGACGGCTACCGGGACGTGCTGCTGGACGTGGACCCGACGCTGGTCGCGGAGGGGGCGTTCACCGTGGAGAGCGGGGCGCGGGCGATGGCCGGGCTGCTGGAGCGGCGGCCCGACCTGGACGCGGTGTTCGTCGCCAACGACCTGATGGCCTCGGGCGCGCTGCGGGTCCTGCGGGAGCGCGGGGTGTCCGTGCCGGAGCAGGTGGCGATCGTCGGGTTCGACGACATGGACGGGGTGGCCGAGGAGACCGACCCGCCGCTGACCACCGTCAGCCAGGACATCGAGGGCCAGGGCCGGCTGATGGCCCGGCTGCTGCTGCGCGGCCTGGACCGGGACCGTACGGGGAACGGCCCGGCGCCGGACTCGGTGATCACTCCGACGACGCTGGTACGCCGCGCCTCGGCGTGA
- a CDS encoding hydrophobic protein, which produces MVPLLLVLLLILLLFGAGFALEALWWIAVIVLVLWVVGFFVRPAGGGGRRGRWYRW; this is translated from the coding sequence ATGGTTCCCCTGCTTCTCGTTCTTCTGCTCATCCTGCTTCTCTTCGGTGCCGGATTCGCCCTTGAGGCTCTCTGGTGGATAGCCGTGATCGTCCTGGTCCTCTGGGTCGTGGGCTTCTTCGTCCGGCCCGCCGGAGGCGGTGGCCGACGAGGCCGGTGGTATCGCTGGTAA
- a CDS encoding response regulator — translation MNSDGLILVVEDSEEDTEAIQRALSRSHPSLHVEFAPRSDAVVPRLLDPAARTPDLVLLDLNMPGTNGLTLLSNLRAHPACASLTVVVFTSSTSSAEEDACYAAGADSYIYKPVNFELFQTVLRGAVDFWMTQKPTG, via the coding sequence ATGAACAGCGACGGGCTGATTCTCGTCGTGGAGGACTCGGAGGAGGACACCGAGGCCATCCAGCGCGCCCTGTCCCGCTCCCACCCCTCCCTGCACGTGGAGTTCGCGCCCCGCAGCGACGCCGTGGTGCCCCGCCTCCTCGACCCCGCCGCCCGTACGCCGGACCTGGTGCTGCTCGACCTCAACATGCCGGGCACGAACGGCCTGACGCTCCTGTCGAACCTCCGCGCGCACCCCGCGTGCGCCTCCCTGACGGTCGTCGTCTTCACCTCGTCCACCTCCTCGGCGGAGGAGGACGCGTGTTACGCGGCGGGCGCGGACAGCTACATCTACAAGCCGGTCAACTTCGAGCTGTTCCAGACGGTTCTGCGGGGTGCGGTCGACTTCTGGATGACGCAGAAGCCGACCGGGTAG